GGTGCGGCCGGGGTGGGAAGCGACGGCAAACACAGGGAGTCTTTCAGGGGGGCGCGTGTGTCTGCACGGGGCTCTCCTGGCACCCGCTCAGGTCATTAAAGAGCTGCTTTAATGAATTCCAGTCCCCTCCCTGCAAACACAGCCGGCCACCGGCCCTGGCCCCCACCTGCCTCACCGCAGGCTGAATGGAGCCTTGTTGAGCACCCAGCCCCTCCCCGGCTCCACACCCTTATCCCCAGGCAGGGTTTGCGccgctccttcctcctcagcctCAGCATCCTCCTGTGGCCAGAGCAACGGGAGACCCTGCAGCCTCTCAGGGATGCGGTTGTACGCCAGACACTCCGATGCACCTCCTCCTGCACACCCAAaatgcagctggctgtcctgCGGTAGGGCTGGGGATGCCCCACGCTGGGGTAGGAGCCTTCGGGCAGGGCAGCATCCACCCACCAGCCCACATGCCCTCCCACACACCCAGGAGACGTCTCCCTGCTCCGAAAACCCTTCGTGTCCAGTGCCGGTTCTCTCTGAGCTGAGCTTTCCGAGTGCTTCCCTTTGCCTGGGCCTGGAGTTGGCTCCTTCATCCTCCTACGTGCTGGGAAGGAGGTGGGAGAAGTTTTTGTGCTGAGATGTATGTTAAAACACAGAGGAGAGCCCAAAATGGCCTTCCTGAGCCCCAAGCACTCCGAGAGCCCCCAGTCCAGAGCCCCCTGAGTGGATGGGGATCCCCCCAGGCtttgctctcccagcctgtaAAATTTCTGAACACCAAAAATAAGCAACTGGAGAGGCCAAACCAGCCGTGTTTTCAGCTGGACGAGCAGGGGAAGAGGGCCAAGGCGTTCCGGAGCCGGCGCGTGGCCGGCGGCTGGGGCGGGTGCCGGGGCAGTGCTGGCTCGCACAGAGCCCTTGCTTGTTTGCCGGCCTCAGGAGCAGCCGAGCACACCCGGGGCCTCGCTCCCAGACCCTTCCTTAGAGTGTTTGGCTCATCTCCTTGTTTTtttcaatgcaaaaaaaaaaccccaaacccaagtGACACTGCAGTCTATAAtctgctggctgctggctggctgcTTGGAAACTGTGACGGAGGCTCCTCTCGCCTCGTCAACGCCTTTCAATCAGCTTGGCAAGGCACGGATGGTGATTTCCTGTGGGATGCAGCAAGCTGGGAATGTCAGTCGTTTTTATCCGGGGGCGAGTGGGACATCCGGGGTGTCCACTCCAAGCCATGGCCAGGACATGGGGACCTTTGGTCCCcgtggcaggagaggaggggcCACCTCAGGCATCTGCATCCAGAGATGAGGGGCACAACACCCCTACGGTATGATCATGACATCCTTAAATCACTTGAGATGAGTGCTTTTGGGGCATGGGAACTCATCCTCATGGGGTGATCCCAGGATGCTCACCTGAACCTGCCCACAGATGGGAATGGGTGCCTGGAAGTCCCTGCTTGCTCCAAGGGATGGACCAGGACCTCCAAGGGATGTCCTTTGGAGGCTCCtccagagaaaaatgcatttgaaaaaaacaaaaaaaagaatctatgttttctgtgtcttttccaAAGTAGAGGGCAAGGAAGAGGGGAGATGGAGGTGAGAAGCTGCAGGTCCCTTGCAAAAGTGAAATGTCACAGGCCGAGTGGCATTCACATCCTGGCTGGGCTGATGACGGAGGAGGAGAGTGGCCCTGAAATAAAGCAGCaatttgggaagacaaacagcaGTAACTCACAttgctttgctgctggagaAAAATCCCAGCACCTCCTGGATCTGGGCAAGggttcttcctcctccccaacaAACAGCACCACTCCCCTAGGCATCTGCACCTATGGGAGCTTTTTATTAGTAGTAATTTatgagagaagaaggaaaacatttctggcagctctgggagatTGAAGGCAGGACAAAATGTGCTGGCTGCAGGCGCTGGTGCCCCTTGGCACACTGGAAAACAAGCCGGTcttgctggagcagccccaaaCCATCatccccagcacccacagcgAGACACTGCCCAGCCCCTGGGCTGGCATGGGAGCCGCTGGTGGGTCCAGCCCAGCCAAGCTTTCCCTCCCCGTGAGAGCAGCCGCTCAGTACCCatctgaaaaacacattttttgaaTTAGGGGAAGCCACTAAAATGTAGCAAAATCCCAGTGGGAGCTGGAGCATGGAGCACGCACAGGGAACCTCGACTGAAGCCAGCACATAACGTACGTGGATGTCTCCAGGAACCACATGTGCACACACGTGTGCCTGTGGTTGTGCAAGGAGGGACATGAAAACTCCCTTTTCCACTGTGCCACGTCACTCCTGCTCACCAAGCCCCAGGACAAGGCGGTGCTGAGagccccagcacccaccaccTTTGGCCACTGGGCAAGGCTGGTTTTGCTGGGACcatgggaaggagggagcaggtCAGGGAAGGACAGAGCCCTGCAAAGAacagcacagctcctctgagTCACTGGCTGGGCTGAAGAGGACAAGGAAGCCAAAGTGCCCCatgccagcagcaggcacaaGGGCCAGGGAATGAGCAGGCACCCTGACAGCcttgccctgggctgggcaAAGGGCTTGCTGTTACAGCAAAGGCCAGATATTTCCATGGTGCCATTTCCTCCCTGTCCAGAACGGGTGGGGTGATGGTCCTTGCAACACCCACGTCATCCTCCCAGACCGCAGGGGAAAACTGAGGCACTTTTTTCTGCTGCCAGTggcaggaaattattttttgtggtgTCCTGGATGAGGAGGTCTCCCCATTCCCAAAGGGCTCAGAAGAGCATTCCCCATGCAGGGCActgcagggctcagctctgaagaaaatgtgaaaagctAAAACAGAGTGCTCCAACTCTGTCCCTCCCAGGCCAACCTTTGCCATCACTTCTACAGATGGTCCCGTTCCAAATGCCTCAGTGACTCTGGCTGTCTTGCTGGGTTGGGTTTTCACTTGCTGCACCACCCTGTGAACAAAGCCTGCATTGCCCGTTCCCATCCTGGTCATCCCCACAGAAATTTGGGCAAGAGGAAAATGCAACCAGGGAAGCAGTTGTAAGAGCAGATGTGGGTGTTTATACCCAGACCTCGCTGTGCAGAAGATTGGTTTCACCCCATCATCCAATGTCCACCCCTGCCTCCTCCAAAAGAGATCAGGGGCTGGGACCCTGAAAGCCAAATTCCTATGCTTGTTTGCCCATGGCACCTCAGCAAGACAGAtctgggaccccaaacccaaGTGTAGGTTGGCAACTGGGTCGATCTGATAAGTGCTCTAGTAAAGCATAACAGGAAAACTTCACACATATAAACTCCAGCAGAGCCTGTGACTACACATGGACTGAAAATGTCCATTTCCCCCCATCCCTGACATATCCTCAGACATTTCCAGCTTACAGGGCTGGAGTGTTTATGCTTAAGCACAGAGTTTTGCCACAGGCTGAGCTGGAGCCAAGCAAGATGGATGGCTGCACACCCCAGCCACACACATTTAACATGTGTGAGATGCACATGCATGCATTGAGTCAGCTAAAAACGAAAAGTGCTCTAAAATTAAGCCTCACTGCTCCCTGTACTTTTAATCCTGTCCTCTCCCACCGCTGCCCTGTTGATACAGTCTGTCATTTCATGACCACATGCCACTGAGCTGAGTCCTCCAGGGCTGATGTCTACTGAGTGTTGAACATGTTCCAGCTGCATCTCCAGGCGCCCACTTTGAGCCGAGGTTTCCATACGCTCTCACATCCACATATGGATCACTGGCACTCAGGTTTATTCCTCCAGCACTGAGGAGAAATACAATTTCTTTAATCAgaaggtggggaggccctggcacaggttgtccagagaaactgtggctgccccatccctggaagtgttcaaggccaggttggacagggcttggagtgacctgatctagtggaaaaTGTCCCTGACTGTAGCAGGGAGCTTGgactagatgagctttaaggttccttctgACCCAAACCCTTCTAGGATACCTCTAGGAAAATCAGCAGAACAGACTCCCCCAAGGGTCTTTTTAGGCTGCTGGGCTTCAGCAACCTGTCAGATGGCAAACAAGGGAAGGGCTGATGGGCTTGAGAGGCTCCATAATCACAGCAACCACCCAGATGGGGCTCACAGGAGGTGTCCTTCCCTGCCTgacctttctcccttttctccccagcCTCTTTCTTTGGCGACAGCTTCGTGGAGATGCCGCTGGCAGATGCCTCGCGCACGGTGCGGCTTCACCTGCAGCTGTTCACCAGCCAGGGGAATGGGCTGCTCTTCCTGGCTGCCGGCCAGCCCGaccacctcctgctccagctgcaagCTGGCCGCCTGCAGGTCAGCATCCTGGCACCCCGATCCTCTCCCTGCACTGGGGTCTCTGTGTCATGGCTTCATCCAGTGTAAGGATACCCAGCTGCCAGGACCCCTGACAGGGAAAGCCAAGAGTACAAGAGGAGAGTGGACACAGTCTTGGAAGATTTGGTTAAATACAGAGAAACAGGCTCCATCTGGGGAAGCTCCCCACTCACTGCCTGGGTGATGCTGGGGGTGGTCATGGGGACACCCAGACACTGGCACCCCGTGTACATTGCGTGGTCAGACACGGTGCACAGCACCCTCAGGTGTGAGGAGGTGAGACAAGAGGatccagggaaagaagggatCTCCCTTGTCCCGGCTGGAACATGGGAAGCAATCAAGACAGAGGAATAAAATCCCTGTTGTGGTTATGGTGCTGGCATCCACCATGAAGGAAAAGAGCAGGGAGCATCCGAGGCACATATCCTGCctctcttgcagcctgggctgggctaCCAACCACATTAAACCAAAGCAGAAGAGCAAGCGAGCCGCTGGCCAGAGGTGTCCCTAATACAGACCATGTGTCCCACCAGCTAACCCTCTACTTAGAcaggctccaggctgctgcccacGAGGAGCAAAGCCTGCTATTTCCCCTGCCAGTTCccagggaaagggctggaagcAGCCCAGGTTGCAAGGATGGAGGGCAGTGGGCAAGACAGCgcagggaaggaggagccagcatctggcagggctgctctgtgaggggagaggagaagccCAGCTGTGGGACCGGGAGATGGAGGACCCCAGCCCTGAGACTGGGGTTTGCTGAGAATGagtgaaaaaggagagaaattcaGAGAGCAGGACAAAGAGGGCAGGTCCATGGGGAGGATGAAGGAGGAGCACATCCAGAGGTGGAGGAGTGAACTGAGGGACCAAAACCCTTGAGAGCACCTGGGTGTGGGTCCATGTTCAGCAGGTATTTCTGGAAGATGGAGAGGTTTCACTCGAGCTGAGGACTTTGTGTCTTTCCCTGCAGGCCAGGCTGCAGTTGGGCTCGGAGGAGGTGACCTTGCAgtccccagcagggctgcagctcaaTAACCTGGCAGTGCACaatgtggagctgctggtggaagATGGCAGGATGACGCTGACCATCGACGGCCTCTTCAACAGCTCCGCAGACATCGCAGGGCCAGAAAGGGAGCTGGACATCCAGCATGGCCTCTATGCTGGTGGGACAGGCAGCCTGGACCTGCCATATCTTGCTGAGGCCAGCCCTCCCTTCAGGGGTTGCCTTCACTTGGTGACATTCAATGGCCTGGATGTTCTCTCCCGTCTGTCTGCTGATGGCAGCTCCAAGACCTTCCACCACGTCCAGGAAGGGTGCAGCACACAGTTCTCTGCAGAGCCTGATGACCCATTCGGGTTCCCAGGGCCACACTCCTACATTGCTTTCCCCACGTGGGATGCAAGGCAGGAAGCGACCATCGAGTTTGTGATAACGACGAGCATCACCCAGGCACCCCTCATCTACCACGCAGGGCTGGAGAATGACTTCTTCTACCTGGAGATCTCCAATGGGCGCCTGCGAGGGTTTGTGGAGAAGGGGAACGGCGTCATTGTCCTGCACAACAATGTCTTCATCAGCGACGAGCAGCAGCACTACGTCAAAGTCCACACGGACATCCACAAGTTTGAGATACTAATAGATTACTATGCTTCATCCACATCCAACCGGGGCATCAACAACTACCTGGACCTTCAGGGAAACCTCTTCATTGGTGGTATGGATGACAAAGCTTTGCAAAGGCTGAGGGAACACCATCTTTCTTTCATCTCATTGTGGACCATGACCAACCACTCGTTTGTTGGCTGCTTGGAGGACCTGCGGATAAACCTGCAGAGGAGGAGCCTGCAGGACGCCGTCATCACAAAGGACATCACAGCAGGCTGTGGGAAGCAGGACCACTACTGGGACTATGAGGAGGTGTATGAGCAGGATGAGGCATCCACCTCTCCACCTCCGAATGTCTTTTCAGGAGCACCAGGCCTGGTGGTGGAACCGTGCCGGCCTGACAGCAGCTTCCCACCCGCCTTTGCCAACATCAGCAGGCTGCTGCACGTCAGCCCCCTCATTGTCTCTGAAGGGGGCATGGCCTACCTGGAGTGGAAACACGCCCAACCAACGGTAGATTTGAGCCTGGCCAACATCCGTCAGTCCCAAATCCTCTTCAGCATCACTAATGACCCCAGGCATggccagctggagctggacattCCCGGGTCCAGGAGCAGAAGGAAGTTCACCTTGTTAGACATTGTGAATCGCAAAGTCAGATACATCCACGATGGCTCCGAGGGGCCCATGGACCAGCTGATGCTGGAGGTGACAGTGACCACCCAGCAAGGGGTCCCAGAGTGCCTGCGGCAGGGGCAGGTGTACCTGCTGCCCATCATGATCAACCCCGTCAACGATGCCCCACAGGTGATCTTTCCCCATGGGAACCACATGACAATCCTGAAGCACACACGGAAACACCTGACCACCGACATCCTGCAGGTCCTGGATGATGATTCATCCTGCGATGGCCTTGAATTCCAGCTGCATGGTCAGCAGATGGAGGAGGGTTATGTGGAGTTAGACTTCCACCCTGGAGTGCCCATTGAGGAGTTCTCCTGCAGAGACCTGGAAGCTGGCAGCGTAGTCTATGTGCACCAGGGTGGGACAAACCTACAGCTCACCTTGCAGGTGAGTGATGGCACAGTCCCAAGCCCCATTGCCACCCTGAGGATCCTCGCCATTGATCCTGACATCCGGCTGCTCAATAACACCggcctctccctctcccaagGAGGGGCCGCACGCATCACCACAGCCAACCTGTCAGTTGAGACAAACGCTGTGGAACAACGGGTCTCCATCCTATATGTCCTCACGGAGCCCCTGAAGTATGGTGAGGTCCAGAAGCAAGGGAGCATGGGAGGGGAATGGAAAAAAGTCGAGTCCTTCCACCAACAAGACCTGGAGCAAGGGCGCATCCAGTATTTTAGCACAGACGCAGAGCACCGGCTGGAAGATAGCGTGGAGGAGGTGAGATTCAAAGTCCAAGTGGGGCAGAAGCTCTTGCCAAACAACACCTTCCTCATAAGGATTAAAAGAGCCACCATTAAGATGAGGACCATGGCTCCCCTCCAGATGAAGAATAAGCGGCACAGAAATATCACCAGCAAGGAGCTGGAGGCAATGTTGGAAGATCCAAATTCTGCCCCAGTTCCCTTCCACTACATGATCATCCAGGCTCCCAAAAAGGGAAACCTGGAGCTGCTTGGCAACAGGCTGACCGAAGGCTTTGGATTTACTGAAGAGGACCTGCAGGGAAACCGCCTGAGCTACAGCGTGACCATCAGGAACTCCCAGCAAGCTGAGGACTTCTTCCAGTTCCGCGTCCACGCTGGTGAGCAGCACTCACCCGTCTATACCTACAGAATCAGCATTGGTGGGGACCCTGATGCACCAACATTGACCAACGTGCTCCTCACCGTGCCAGAAGGTGGACAGGCCGTCATCTCCAAGGATCACTTGTTTGTGCAGAGTGTGAACAGCATGGACTATGTCTACGAGGTGATTGAGGGGCCAGCACATGGGAGGCTGGCCTGGGCTGCATCCCATGGCTGGGCCTCCAGAGAGGAGATCACGGAGTTCACCAATGACGACATCCTCCAGCGCCGGTTGCTGTACCAGCACGATGACTCCGAGACACTGGAGGATGACATCCCCTTCGTAGCCATCAGGCAGGGTGAGGGCAGCGCCGAGCCTGAGGCCGAGGAGGTGAGGGGCGTTTTCAGGGTCTCCATCCAACCCGTCAATGACCACAGCCCTGTCCGAGCAGTGAACAGAGTCTTCAACGTGGTGCGCAATGGGCAGCACCTGCTGACCACTGAGGACATTGCCTTCACTGACAAGGACTCCGGCTTCTCCGATGCGCAGCTGGTGCTGGCCAGGAAGGACATCTTATTTGGCAGCATTGTGTCTGTCGATGACAGAAGCCACCAGGTCTATCGATTCACACAGGATGACTTGAGGAAGAAGAAGATCCTCTTTGTCCATTCTGGGGCTGACCGGGGCTGGATCCAGCTACAGGTCTCAGATGGCCTCCACCAAACCACAGCCCTCCTGGAAGTGCAGGCATCAGACCCCTACATCAAAATAGTCAACAACACCGGTCTGGTCATCCACCAGGGCACCCGAGGGAGCATTGACTCCTCTGTCCTCAGCCTGGAGACCAACATGGACATCAGGTCAGATGAAGAGATACGGTTCCTGATAACCACCCCCCCAAGGTGGGGGACCGTCATGAGAGGGGAGCAGCCGGTCATGGCCTTCTCCCAGAGGGACCTGCTGGCAGGAGAGATCTCCTACCACCACAACGGGAGCAGGAACACTCGGGATGAGCTCCAGTTCACTGTAGAAGCAAATGAGGTGGCAGTGGAGGACACACTGGCCATCAGTGTGTTCTTGGACACCCATCCCAGCCCCTTGAGCATAGTCAACCACAAGGAGATCTATGTTTTCCAGGGGGAAGCAGCTGGGATCAAGGAGGAGGACTTACTGGTGAGTATCCCCTTCTCCAGTCATTCCTCATGCCTGCATGACTTCCCTGGCCACGGAACCAGAATGCCCACCCATGGGACTCCATTTTGCTCCCACCTGCTCAGAGCCAAGGCCTGGTGTTCTTGTCAGGCTTTGCACAGGGGCACAGAGGGCTTCAGGCATGGCCTCAGTAAGGTGTTTCTTGCAGTTCATCCCGCAGCAAAGCTTTGAGGGATTGATTGCACAGCAGgtgggctgtggggcagcccaGCCTCAGTTACCAGCCCTCCCACTCATGCCTCGTCTCCCCCACACTCCCAGGTGACCCACGAAGAGATCCCTTCCCAAGACATAGTCTACCTGGTGAGCAGCCCCCCAGCCTCCGGCTTCCTGGCAATGcttcagcacagccaggacGTGAACGAGCAGCCCAGCCTGGACCCCATCCAGTCCTTCACCCAGGAGGACATCAACAGTGGCAGAGTCCTCTACCTCCACTCCAAGCCCAACGAGGAGCATGACCAGTTTGTCCTGGACATCACAGCCCGCAGTGCAGACCCTCTGGAGGGGGTGGTGGTCAGCCTGGTTGTGCTCCCCATCACTGTCCCCTTGGATGTCCACAACATCACGGTGCCGGGAGGTGGCTCTGCTACCCTCTCCTCGGGCATCCTCCGCATTTCCAACGCCTACTACCCGGCTCTCGGCATGGAGTTCAGGGTGCTCGAGCCCCCCCGGTTCGGCACCCTCCTGAGCAGCCAGCGGCCTGAGCAGGGTGGGCTGCACAGCTTCACCTGGAGCGAGGTATAGCACCCACGGGCACCCACCTGCCCACCATGCTGCTTTCCCGAGGGTTTGGGGAGAGCCCAGGGGTGGTCTCCAGCCCCCAGCCACACTGGGAGGTCGGGGAGGGCTGCAGGAGTCTTCTCCCCGTCAGAAGGGATGGAAGCATTTGGGGTGATGGGTTTGCTCTGCAGCTCGTGGGGATACAGGGTGGGGATGCAGGCAGAGCACCCCTGCTGGGCTCCAGGTCTGCTTTCCAGAGATCCCACTCCCGTCCTGTGGATACACCCCGCAGGGTTGCCCCTGAGGTAGTGGTGGGTTGCCATCATCCTCCCAGGGTGGCTCAGGGTCCTCTCCCCAGAGGGGCCGGCGGCCTGTGTCCTCCATGGAGGATCACCTGGCCCTTGCCCCGCAGGTGGAGAGCCAGCAGATCCAGTACAGGCAGGACGGCCCCCGATCCCTCACCGACAGTTTCACCATCCTGGCCAACGCCTCCGAGGTATCCCGACAGAGCCAGCCCGGGACCCTCTTCATCAC
The window above is part of the Corvus hawaiiensis isolate bCorHaw1 chromosome 13, bCorHaw1.pri.cur, whole genome shotgun sequence genome. Proteins encoded here:
- the CSPG4 gene encoding chondroitin sulfate proteoglycan 4, which encodes MGARGGIATVLLLLLAGHPQPLSAGPPAGASFFGDSFVEMPLADASRTVRLHLQLFTSQGNGLLFLAAGQPDHLLLQLQAGRLQARLQLGSEEVTLQSPAGLQLNNLAVHNVELLVEDGRMTLTIDGLFNSSADIAGPERELDIQHGLYAGGTGSLDLPYLAEASPPFRGCLHLVTFNGLDVLSRLSADGSSKTFHHVQEGCSTQFSAEPDDPFGFPGPHSYIAFPTWDARQEATIEFVITTSITQAPLIYHAGLENDFFYLEISNGRLRGFVEKGNGVIVLHNNVFISDEQQHYVKVHTDIHKFEILIDYYASSTSNRGINNYLDLQGNLFIGGMDDKALQRLREHHLSFISLWTMTNHSFVGCLEDLRINLQRRSLQDAVITKDITAGCGKQDHYWDYEEVYEQDEASTSPPPNVFSGAPGLVVEPCRPDSSFPPAFANISRLLHVSPLIVSEGGMAYLEWKHAQPTVDLSLANIRQSQILFSITNDPRHGQLELDIPGSRSRRKFTLLDIVNRKVRYIHDGSEGPMDQLMLEVTVTTQQGVPECLRQGQVYLLPIMINPVNDAPQVIFPHGNHMTILKHTRKHLTTDILQVLDDDSSCDGLEFQLHGQQMEEGYVELDFHPGVPIEEFSCRDLEAGSVVYVHQGGTNLQLTLQVSDGTVPSPIATLRILAIDPDIRLLNNTGLSLSQGGAARITTANLSVETNAVEQRVSILYVLTEPLKYGEVQKQGSMGGEWKKVESFHQQDLEQGRIQYFSTDAEHRLEDSVEEVRFKVQVGQKLLPNNTFLIRIKRATIKMRTMAPLQMKNKRHRNITSKELEAMLEDPNSAPVPFHYMIIQAPKKGNLELLGNRLTEGFGFTEEDLQGNRLSYSVTIRNSQQAEDFFQFRVHAGEQHSPVYTYRISIGGDPDAPTLTNVLLTVPEGGQAVISKDHLFVQSVNSMDYVYEVIEGPAHGRLAWAASHGWASREEITEFTNDDILQRRLLYQHDDSETLEDDIPFVAIRQGEGSAEPEAEEVRGVFRVSIQPVNDHSPVRAVNRVFNVVRNGQHLLTTEDIAFTDKDSGFSDAQLVLARKDILFGSIVSVDDRSHQVYRFTQDDLRKKKILFVHSGADRGWIQLQVSDGLHQTTALLEVQASDPYIKIVNNTGLVIHQGTRGSIDSSVLSLETNMDIRSDEEIRFLITTPPRWGTVMRGEQPVMAFSQRDLLAGEISYHHNGSRNTRDELQFTVEANEVAVEDTLAISVFLDTHPSPLSIVNHKEIYVFQGEAAGIKEEDLLVTHEEIPSQDIVYLVSSPPASGFLAMLQHSQDVNEQPSLDPIQSFTQEDINSGRVLYLHSKPNEEHDQFVLDITARSADPLEGVVVSLVVLPITVPLDVHNITVPGGGSATLSSGILRISNAYYPALGMEFRVLEPPRFGTLLSSQRPEQGGLHSFTWSEVESQQIQYRQDGPRSLTDSFTILANASEVSRQSQPGTLFITILPRSTKGPRLKVNAGLQLREGATAVLSPHILSAEDEDSPAEDVTYSIQPPANGKVVLRSAPNAEVQRFTQAQIDNGLILFVHQGPLDGGFAFDLWDGENLSPGHFFLVRAQREPVISLARKQSLTVCPGALQPITSQNLQAVSDSPTSSTTLYYSIEQAPRLGRLTTLQGEEIRNFTQAQVDSKLIFYQHEMPDKPFWLAQDAIRFRVVTPTTISDSFILLVLISFEEKCPQRLTQLWKNAGLQLTRAQQAEIDTLVLDASNLLSQILVPERAGYDVVFLVTEPPAHGQLLVADVPLEQSRPFFLQSDLAARRLVYAHGGDSISKDHFSFKAWLQPREQRSVRPPQDGVVISEAFNITVTSSTKSPRVVKRQEVLQVPPGSVVTLSQEYLAVADPLVSPEDMVYSILQRPLAGHLANAHNPREPISRFTQADVNAGRVVFVATGSRAPGSLALRLSSGHHPPIQTSLEIEVLPALSTTASPALLEVPQDLNRAPVSHHNLLGAAPRGAGNVLYRITRDPRFGQLQVNQKPSRGFSQKQLDRREVTFTFSDLTSPEDNFQFVAISRAGNRTGVVNVTVRAAVKIRPGSLWPRGTTALLDTSVLDASELANHTKSVPVFKVRRAPRASRLVRVSRDPGQLTSPIETFSQSELEQGLVGLEVLDAGDTQQPLQWDSFVFELVAAGVPPALASLEYSTEPYNASKSYGVTLLTVPLAASPPVPHGTARSSPNASELGMPPTAWLVPSATTSPSPGAGGTFLSFIEANMFSIIIPICLILLLLALILPLLFYLHKRNKTGKHHVQGAPAAKAKNGAVPDHETFRRTDPSIPLTTVTTLEGKGTGPPPPGTGSGAPPDPELLQYCRTSNPPLKNNQYWV